From one Lycium ferocissimum isolate CSIRO_LF1 chromosome 7, AGI_CSIRO_Lferr_CH_V1, whole genome shotgun sequence genomic stretch:
- the LOC132064903 gene encoding uncharacterized protein LOC132064903, translating to MKAFEVGGTTLCLALFNDVTNSKELLDLMQSATLEPEVAFLNASLIPDVFPVLAAAHKTLVAKSRDSLTTRTLHSELVYNYSGSKHISESLKRCGIADNTSYILAARFGASADEMVAIEKLIKGSEIDLKELEQGKNQAQIQKHYKISNLELEVSSLADAIVCRIAARDAL from the exons ATGAAGGCGTTTGAAGTCGGTGGAACCACCCTTTGTCTTGCCCTTTTCAATGATGTTACTAATTCCAA AGAACTACTGGACTTAATGCAGTCTGCAACACTGGAGCCCGAAGTAGCATTTCTGAATGCATCACTT ATCCCAGATGTATTTCCTGTTTTGGCAGCTGCACATAAGACACTTGTAGCTAAATCACGGGATTCACTGACTACACGGACCCTCCATTCTGAGCTTGTTTACAACTACTCAGGATCTAAGCAT ATTTCAGAGTCTTTGAAAAGATGTGGCATCGCCGACAACACAAGCTACATCCTGGCAGCACGCTTTGGTGCTTCGGCTGATGAG ATGGTGGCCATAGAAAAACTCATAAAGGGCAGTGAAATTGACTTGAAGGAATTGGAACAAGGAAAAAACCAGGCCCAGATTCAAAAG CATTACAAGATATCTAATCTGGAGCTGGAAGTATCATCACTTGCAGATGCTATAGTCTGCAGAATTGCTGCCAGAGATGCTTTATGA
- the LOC132064904 gene encoding protein CYPRO4, whose protein sequence is MGASHSREGLELSDYESDYDDDDDVETEEHYQDATENHQTPQVSNKTLDDLDSKLKALKLKYASSESPKNLKNAVKLYLHVGGNTPKAKWIISLKLTHYEFVKTLKIEGDSDDDDDCEDEGFWVLKVGNKIRVRVSTDMQLKMFGDQRRVDFVDNGVWALKFFVDDEYRNFITKFQDCLFENVYGIEATEANKVKIYGKDFIGWLKPEESDDAMWEDADSGVWTSSGKSPVRDNRDSQDLLEEFEEAATGGGIQSLALGALDNSFLVNDSGVQVVKNFSHGIHGKGVYVKFNEKDKWGGGGEGSTPKKALLMRGETNMMLMSPFKEGKPRSTGLHQLDIETGKIVTEWKFEKDGTDITMKDITNDNKGSQLDPSESTFLGLDDNRLCQWDMRDKKGIVQTLANSSSPVLNWTQGHQFSRGTNFQCFATTGDGSIVVGSLDGKIRLYSKTSMRQAKTAFPGLGSPITHVDVTYDGKWILGTTDTYLILICTLFTDKDGKTKTGFTGRMGNKIPAPRLLKLTPVDAHMAGANNKFHGGHFSWVTESGKQERHLVAAVGKFSVIWNFQQVKDSAHNCYQNQQGLKSCYCYKIVPKDESIIESRFMHDKYAVSDSPEAPLVVATPMKVTSISMSGKKRGHGTS, encoded by the exons ATGGGAGCTTCTCACAGTCGTGAAGGTCTAGAACTTTCCGATTATGAATCtgattacgatgatgatgatgacgtgGAAACTGAAGAACACTACCAAGACGCCACCGAAAATCATCAAACTCCACAGGTGAGTAACAAAACCCTGGACGATTTAGATTCCAAATTAAAAGCCCTAAAACTTAAATACGCTTCCTCGGAATCACCGAAAAACCTTAAAAATGCCGTTAAATTGTACTTGCATGTCGGCGGTAACACGCCTAAAGCTAAATGGATAATATCGCTAAAGTTAACTCATTATGAGTTTGTTAAGACATTGAAAATTGAAggtgatagtgatgatgatgatgattgtgAAGATGAGGGATTTTGGGTTTTAAAAGTGGGGAATAAGATTAGGGTTAGGGTTTCAACTGATATGCAATTGAAAATGTTTGGTGATCAAAGGAGAGTTGATTTTGTGGATAATGGAGTTTGGGCTTTGAAGTTTTTTGTGGATGATGAGTATAGGAACTTCATTACTAAGTTTCAGGATTGTTTGTTTGAGAATGTGTATGGAATTGAGGCTACCGAGGCGAATAAAGTGAAGATTTATGGAAAGGATTTTATTGGGTGGTTAAAACCCGAGGAATCGGATGATGCAATGTGGGAAGATGCGGATTCGGGTGTTTGGACAAGTAGCGGAAAGAGTCCCGTGAGGGATAACCGGGATAGTCAAGATTTGCTTGAGGAATTTGAGGAAGCTGCGACTGGTGGAGGTATACAGAGTTTGGCGTTAGGGGCGTTGGATAATAGTTTTCTTGTGAATGATTCGGGTGTTCAAGTTGTGAAAAATTTCAGCCATGGAATTCACGGGAAAGGTGTTTATGTGAAATTTAATGAGAAGGATAAGtggggaggaggaggagagggGTCGACGCCTAAAAAGGCTCTTTTGATGCGTGGTGAAACTAATATGATGCTAATGAGTCCTTTTAAGGAAGGGAAGCCCCGTTCAACTGGACTTCACCAATTGGATATTGAGACTGGGAAGATTGTTACGGAATGGAAGTTTGAGAAGGACGGGACTGATATTACCATGAAGGATATAACAAATGATAACAAAGGGTCACAGTTGGATCCTTCTGAGTCAACATTTTTGGGGTTGGATGATAACCGGCTGTGTCAGTGGGATATGCGTGATAAGAAGGGAATTGTTCAGACATTAGCAAATTCGAGTTCTCCTGTGTTGAATTGGACTCAGGGGCATCAGTTTTCAAGAGGAACAAATTTTCAATGCTTTGCCACGACTGGTGATGGCTCCATTGTAGTTGGATCACTTGATGGGAAGATTCGCTTGTACTCTAAGACCTCGATGAGGCAAGCAAAGACTGCATTCCCTGGCCTTGGCTCTCCAATTACACATGTTGATGTTACTTACGATGGCAAATGGATACTGGGCACGACTGATACATACTTGATCTTGATATGCACTTTGTTTACTGATAAGGATGGGAAGACCAAAACTGGTTTTACTGGTCGAATGGGAAATAAAATCCCAGCCCCAAGATTATTAAAGCTGACTCCTGTTGATGCGCATATGGCTGGGGCAAATAACAAGTTCCATGGTGGCCATTTCTCATGG GTTACTGAAAGTGGAAAACAAGAACGTCACTTGGTTGCAGCAGTAGGCAAATTCAGCGTGATATGGAACTTCCAACAGGTGAAGGACAGTGCTCATAATTGCTATCAGAATCAGCAAGGCCTAAAGAGTTGTTATTGTTACAAAATTGTGCCGAAGGATGAGTCCATTATTGAGAGTCGTTTCATGCATGACAAATATGCGGTCAGCGACTCACCAGAGGCTCCCCTGGTTGTAGCAACTCCGATGAAAGTTACTTCTATCAGCATGTCGGGCAAGAAGCGTGGACATGGAACTAGTTGA